From Rhopalosiphum padi isolate XX-2018 chromosome 2, ASM2088224v1, whole genome shotgun sequence:
GacttataaaatatggtttCTGCTTGAGCATAGTTTTCTAGATCCCAATAGATTTTTGCTTGGGCCATTGTGACCGGTAtaaatctacaaaatatttaaatgtaaattctaAACAAATGAGTAATTAAGAAATTTATGTATACTTTTCAAGAGTGTTTTCATAATCAAGTAAAGCACTCTTAGCTCTTTTATCGTCTCTGGCTTCCCTCGATTCTTGTACTGATCGTGTGGCTTTACGCAAAGAATCAGCTAATTTATTTGCCATATTGTCAAGTTTGCGATATGCTTCATCAGGCGAAGTTTGTTGTGCAATAACAGCATCCACAAATTCTCGTATgtactaaaaacaatattaataaataatatattaatatatatactcataatattcataatagtttTTACATTAGATAGATATTTGTCCTTGACTGGTGAGTATGTTGATATAACGTCAGAAGCCAAATCATGGTATCCGTGTTTACAGTATAAAATCAAAAGATTTTGTAACGTTTCTTGTGGATAAGTTGACTGCTGCATGAGGAATTGTAATTTATGGAATCCTTGTGTGGGTGACATATCCACCGAACACAATGCCTGGTTGTGCAATGTGACAGAGTCCAGTTCTTCTTCCCATCTTGGTGGCATATCAGTCATAGCTTCCCTAGCACTATCAACTGAAAATAAACCGTTATGATCATAcactaaaactaaatattatttataaatattttcttttttactgtCATTCTTTTCAAACTGGATTGCAGCTTTCAAATTGAATGCTTCAATCAGGGCTGATTCATGAAGCGTCAGAGTGTTACCGACACTACGGACTTCAATTCCTTCAGTTGTCATGCCAATCCCTAGTTCAGGGTGTTCTCTTATGCCTCTATCAATAATATCACCTTCGAgtaatgaataattttgaataattttattaatgatggtatgtattttaatattattaaaaaacaacctATGTGTTTTAGTGATGAGGTGAAATCCTTTAGTTTGTAATAGCATAATGCAACACTGTAAGACAAATGAGGCCTGTAACCAAGCATTGTTTGTGCGTTTAAAAATTTCTGTAATGCTTCTTCATACCGGCTTTCCTGaaaagattattttgaaaagatcagttctttaacaatttattgaaattaccaACATGCCTTGTAGAGTAGGCATCCATAGTTTATGTCTGTGTCCGGATCATCATTAAGACCAGAATTGGTTTCCAACAAAGACCGTGCACCTGCTATGTCTTCCATGCCATATCTAATTGCGGCTGTTAGTTTTCGAACCTAACACAGAAAACAGTGAAAATATAAGTATCATAATTGCTTGTATTGACTATACTTTGTTTTCATAACCACTCGTAGTAATTCCATTCGCTGCTCTTAAAGCATCTTCATATCGTCCAGCAGAGTAAAGTGATTGAGCATGTTGTAGCTTATAATCAACTTCCTGTGGCCACAGTGCGGCCAGCTGTTCATATATTGTTGATGCATTTTGAAAGTCATCGGTATAATAGTAGCAGTAGGCTAATAAAGATAAGCCAGGCCTTGTctgaatgcatttaaaattaacaaattcaaatttttataaatatatatgtacatattattttattataattcattgtaaGAAATTTACATTTCTATTGTTATCCGACATGTTATTAATGATTTCAATAAcatcattatattgtttttctttgatctacaccataaaaaaataaaaaaattgtgattatattgtgtaataatattaaaaaaaataaacttttttttttatagttttatttattggaTTTACCAATGTGTAAATAACCGCAGTGTAGTTACCATCAgcaatttttgacattttaactaaatttttatagaaaataatcaaCAGTACaatagtaaaacaataaaaattaaaacataacattCAAAGTATATGAaccttacataatatagtaaaacattATGGGGGAATTCACAAATGTACATGGTAACATAGTAAGTTGCTATGGATACTACGTCATAACaatggtataataaatacaatttttagggTTTGTTATGTTATCACTTATTtagttaacaataatttaaaaataataatattccctTTCGCAGTCTTGTTTAACAcagaatatgaaaataaaaaattgttatttatgtattctAAAGATTGTTCAAGCAGATTTCGTACTCAGTGTATCAGCATCGCGGATCATGGATAAGTTTAAATCAGAGTCACTATGCGTCAAATCTGATTCCATAATGTCTtctaatatttgtgtattaagGCATGCCTCCTTTATATcgacctattaaatatttaaaattaaaataaataactgatatttatttttctttttaaaacttattgtatagtgaaatattaataataaataaaaataagctttttaaagtttatttttaaactaacattGCTATTAGCAAACATTGGTGTAGGTCCCAATGGCGGCACATCAATTAGTGGTGAAGGTTTATTTTCTTTGTTGTCACTCCAAGACTGCTTTTTACGGATTGGTGGTCTCATTGGACTAGTTGCCATGTCTTGACAGCTTATGccatttataatatgatgattttttattagagactaaaaataaaataatattaattttaatgtgagtggattaataatttttgatgtaaattaacattttcacaAACCGTTTTATGAAGATCTATCAATTTGCAAGCTTTTCCAAGTATATAGACAagatttacaattttcaatgtGACTAGACATgtaaatgtaaacaataatagaATTATGGAAGCTAGTCGTCCATCAATGGACACGCATCTAGTTAAAACTTTAATCATAACCACTCCTAGTGGAATCGGGATAAAGCCCATTCGTCTTGCAACCAAATCTGAGTGATCAGTGAATGCCTGTAAGACAAAAtggttgaattaaaaataaattcaataaatcggTACACTATGAATAATAACCTTTTTATGGCGAGATTGCGCAGTGTCATAAGCAAAGCTCAATAAATAGTCACTGTATACTGACaagtttatttcattaaacCTAGTAATGAATGCATGTTTTGTCCAATCAATTAACATTTCTGATATCATGACATAAATGCAGTCAAGCATTAACTCCCAAAATGATTCTGAAACaacataataaagtaaaatatttaaaaaaaaaacaataaaaaataaatctaattcataaaaataagctaaaactaaaattaaggtaatataatagtataataatataatatttgattgcaatataatacaaaacaaatttaatttttttggaaagATAATTTtagacattaatatttttctcttaATTTTTCTTCCTATATTAAACTTAATTCTTGTCaaagtgaaataattattaaatactaaccaCTAGTCCATTGATATTCTTTCATTGTTTGCACTACAACTATTAGTAATAAGATGAATAGATGAAATCGTTCACGAACATCACTGCATGATAATTGGAACAAGTTTGTTTTGTCAAACTTTTTGAAAACGCTTCCTTTTAACTCCACAAactagttataattaaaaaacaatttagagttataatatttgcattcacaataaaatattaagatatacattacattattggACATCATGATTGCTAGTAATGCCTTGTGACTAGAATTAATGGCAACATTCAATGTGGTAGCTTGGCATAATACTAATATGCTGTGTAAAACTGATATTGAATATtaaggaaaatttaaaatatgttttaagacATTCATtgtgttaggtatattatatttaaatatttgagttattttttaaaaggatACAAACATAGAAAACAGCAATGATAAAATGTGGTAAAACGCCAAAGTGTTCACGCCGACTAGTTTTAGGTTCAGTAGCAGTCCAAAACAATGCATCTAAAATGTCTTGGCCAAATGACGAAAATAACCTGTCTCCgaccttaaattataaaatattataagtatttaaatattatgtagtaaacCAAAAGCAATTTGATAGTTACCtctaacatattaaaaaatatatataacttaataaccGATTGGCTTTTAATTACATGATACATCATTGATGTATCACATGGCAATAACATCATCGAACATGATATTAGTACAGCCATCTTTAATAAGTCGCATGTTTCCGCTGCAGATAAccgtttgtttttatgtttctttctaaaaaaacagtacaatacaattaaaataattaaaagacaGCTTGAAGAATACTTACTTAAATTTTGATAAGGAGCtacaaattaatgattttaatgctACTAATGCTCGTAATGGCAGGAATGTATAAACAAATAGGAATGAATCTGCACACTGAAATTACAACATAATTAAGTAAAATCTATAGAGTACCTAGTCAGCTATATGATatgttattcaataaataaagtttGCTCACCTGACAAAAGCCATAAAACATGAATCGT
This genomic window contains:
- the LOC132921717 gene encoding intraflagellar transport protein 70A, encoding MLCFNFYCFTIVLLIIFYKNLVKMSKIADGNYTAVIYTLIKEKQYNDVIEIINNMSDNNRNTRPGLSLLAYCYYYTDDFQNASTIYEQLAALWPQEVDYKLQHAQSLYSAGRYEDALRAANGITTSGYENKVRKLTAAIRYGMEDIAGARSLLETNSGLNDDPDTDINYGCLLYKESRYEEALQKFLNAQTMLGYRPHLSYSVALCYYKLKDFTSSLKHIGDIIDRGIREHPELGIGMTTEGIEVRSVGNTLTLHESALIEAFNLKAAIQFEKNDIDSAREAMTDMPPRWEEELDSVTLHNQALCSVDMSPTQGFHKLQFLMQQSTYPQETLQNLLILYCKHGYHDLASDVISTYSPVKDKYLSNYIREFVDAVIAQQTSPDEAYRKLDNMANKLADSLRKATRSVQESREARDDKRAKSALLDYENTLEKFIPVTMAQAKIYWDLENYAQAETIFYKSVEFCNENDTWRLHVAHVLFMQEKFKEAIAFYEPIVKKNYNNILSVSAIVLANLCVSHIMTAQNEEAEELMRKIEKEEERLYYQEPEKKVFHLCIVNLVIGTLYCSKGNYEFGISRVIKSLEPYNKKLGMDTWFYAKRCMLSLIENMTKHIIVMRDSFYNECLVFLNQCEFHGKEVATMPEEEESTSKKELNNVTCEARLLKSLILRQLEY
- the LOC132919135 gene encoding protein TAPT1 homolog; the encoded protein is MGKAEIATKKSNNSASLWDFIRVEFKRGYSLENDEKEFSDRREKVYTFMKIPLEVERFMFYGFCQCADSFLFVYTFLPLRALVALKSLICSSLSKFKKKHKNKRLSAAETCDLLKMAVLISCSMMLLPCDTSMMYHVGDRLFSSFGQDILDALFWTATEPKTSRREHFGVLPHFIIAVFYVFLHSILVLCQATTLNVAINSSHKALLAIMMSNNFVELKGSVFKKFDKTNLFQLSCSDVRERFHLFILLLIVVVQTMKEYQWTSESFWELMLDCIYVMISEMLIDWTKHAFITRFNEINLHSLITQIWLQDEWALSRFH